In the Paraburkholderia acidisoli genome, CACGGTCAGGAAGTCGGTGAAGCCGATCTCGCCGTGCGGCATCACGGCCCAGAGCGCGAGGCCCGCGCCGACCACGTCGACGGCGGCCAGCAGCAATTGCGCGACGAGGTCGCGGCGCGCGGGCACGTCGAAGCGCAGCCATGCACGGTTGAACGGCGCGATTTCACGCGCCTTGGCCGGGCACAGCGCGATCAGCAAGGCGCCGCCGGCGAGCAGCGCGCCGCCGATGCAGCGCAGCGCGAGCGGCGAGAGATGCAGCAGGCCGGAGAGCGTATCGGCCGCGCCGACCATGCCGAGCGCCGTCATCAGCGCGGTGGCGGCGGCGAGCGTCACGCTCGTGAAGGCGGTCATGCGGCCCACTTGCGCGGCGGTGACGCCCGCGCCGCCGTAGACGCGGCAGCGCACCGCACCGCCCGTCAGCGCGCCGAAGCCCGTGACGTTGCCGAGTGCCGATCCGGCGATGGCGCCCGTCCACAGCGCGCCGCGCGAGACGCGCATGCCGAGGTAGCGCAGGCCGACGGCGTCGCGGCCCGCGAGCGCGACGAAGCTGATGGCCGTGGCCGCGAGCGCGCCGCTCCATTGGGCGGGGGCGAGCAGCCAGAGTTGGTGAATGACCGATTTGTAGTTGACCGCGCGCGACAGGTGCTGGAACACGAGCAGCAGCAGTCCGCAGATGCCGATGGCTAACGCAGGCGCGACGCAGCGCTGCAAGGGCAAGGCGTCGGCGCGACGGCGCAGCGCCGCGAGGGCGCGCGCTGCGCGCGAAGGGTGCGATTGAGACATGGATCTGGCCTGGTGACTCTGCGATGTCGCCGTTTCGCCAGCCTGGATTCTCCCCGGCGGCGACAACGCGTTTTTTTCGCTACGTTCGTTCGGCAATCGGGCGGAACGTAATCGTTTGGTAAAGGACTTGTTAAAAAACGCACGGTCCTACCTGCTGGTTGACGGCCGTATGCAATAAAGCTTGATACGGTTCAGCACTCATACGAATGAAGCCGCGAAAAAGCGGGAAAAATTGCCGAATTCAGCGCTTTCACGCGTGGTCGATCCATGACGTTAGCTAATTTCTTTTCGACGATTTAATCGACCGGGCGTGCGAAATGATGATGCGTGCATTACGCGACAATTAAGGGAAGCGCTAACTCATGCGGGCGCCGCAAGCCTTGCTGGGCGGGGGATTCCGCCAGCGGCAACGGGCATTGTTCCAGCTGTCGCGTGAATGCCCCATTGCGGATCGGCCCTTATTTGAAACACGATTGTCACTATTCCGAGACAGCCGATTTAATTCTTTTACAACGCCCGATCGGAGGTTTAGTCTCCTTGGAGTCAAGAGTTGTTTTACTGCGCCAGGAGAACGACGTGAAAAGACTCGCCTTGACTTCCTTCTCGCTCGCCGCGCTCGGGGTAGCCGGCGCGGCCCATGCCCAGACCAGCGTGACGCTGTACGGCACCATCGACACGTCCATCACCTATGTGAATCACGCCTCGGGCGGCAGCAATCTCTGGACGCTCGGCAATTCGAGCTATGGCAATCTCTCGGGTTCGCGATGGGGCGTGAAGGGCGCCGAAGATCTGGGCGGCGGTCTCAAGGCGATCTTCCAGCTGGAAAACGGTTTCAATCCGTCGAATGGCGCGCTGGCGCAGGGCGGACGGTTGTTCGGCCGCCAGGCGTACGTCGGCTTGACCGCCGAACAATACGGTTCGCTCACGCTGGGGCGCCAGTACGATCCGCTCATCGACCTCGTGCAGGGCATCACCGCCGACAACTATTTCGGCTCGGTCTTCGCGACGGCTGGCGACGTCGACAATTACGACAACAGTTTTCGCGTGAACAACGCGGTCAAGTACACCACGTCGAACTGGAACGGTCTGCAGGCCTCGGCAATGTACTCGTTCGGCGGCATCGCGGGCTCGACCGGTTCCGAGCAGTCGTACTCGGCGGCCGTCGCCTACACCAGCGGACCGTTCGCGCTCGCGGGCGGCTACTTCTACGCGGCGAACAGCCAGGCGCTGGGCGCGCTGCGCACCGACGGCTGGGCGAGCACCTCGGACGGCACCTTCGACGGCCCGGTCAACAGCGGCTATGCCTCGGCGCATTCGCTGTCAATCGCGCGCGCGGCGGCGCAGTATCAGCTTGGCCAATTCACGTTCGGGCTCGGCTACAGCAACGCGCAGTACGCCCCCGACGCCAGCTCCGTGTTCCGCGACACGCAGCGCTACAACACCGGCCAGGGCTTCATGAACTACCAGCTGAGCCCGGCGCTGCTGCTCGGACTCGGCTACAGCTACACGCATGCGAACGGCGACACTTCCGCGAACTACCATCAGGTGTCGATCGGCGCGGACTACAACCTCTCGAAGCGCACCGATCTCTACATGACCGCCGGCTGGCAGCACGCGAGCGGCGAGACCGGCGACGGCGCGGGCGGCGCGATGCCGGCCGAAGCGTCGATCGGCTCGTACGGCTACTCGGGCACGTCGAACCAGACGATGGTGAATCTCGGGCTGCGGCACAAGTTCTGAGCGCGCGCCGGGTCTGGCGCGTTGCAGTATCGCGATGAAAAACGCCGGATGGCTCGCCGTTGCAAGCGGGCCCATCCGGCGTTTTCTATTGCGCCGATGTCGATACCGCTATCGACATCGCGTGCCCGCGCCGCTTCACGCTTCCTGCGAGCTTCGCAGTGCCAGCTTCGCGACGCGCACGGCCACGCGCTCGCCCCATCGACGCAACTTCGCAAACGGCGGCTGCCAGGCGGTCGTGATCGTCACGCGCGCCGGCGTCGCGGCTTCCGTGCTCAGCCAGATGCGCTCGTTGCGTTCGAGCCGCAGCGTGTCGCCGGGACGCAGCCAATGGTCGTAGGGCGAACGCGCACGCGTGATCCAGACGATGGCGCCATGCACGCGCACGGCGGCGGGCGCCTTGACGCGCAACGTGAGCGTGCGCATGGGCGGCACGGCGAAATGCACCGATTGCGCGGGCAAAGGGTGATCGAAGCGATCGCTTTCGAGGCTCGGGCGCGCGGGCGGCGCGCGATCGAAGCCGGTCGCGGGCGCGGCGCGACAAGACTCGGGCTGAGGGGAAGCTTGTGAGGCGTCATCCATCGTTTTCTCCATGATAGGAGCCGACGAACGGAGCGCTGCCACCCAAAAAACACAAAGCCCCGCGATGCCGGCGGGGCTGTGGTTTGCGTGACGACAGACTGCTAACGGCTAGTACGCACACCATCCCCGTGGATAACCCATGTGGTTATGCCACGTATGTTTTGTCGTGTTGACGACGACGGGGAGGGTGGAGGCGGTGTGCATGTTGTCGAGTGTGCGGGCAGCGCGCGGGCGCTGTCAATCGAAGCGGCGAGAAAATCGCATCGACGGAAACGGTCGGTGGATTGGTGATATCGCCATGTTTCGTTCGCTGAAGCGTCAGACGGAACGCCGCGCGCTTGCCGACAACCCCCGTTTCTATCTAGCATTGATTGTTTTCAGGCAAACCGGCTCGCGCTTTCCATATATTGGGAAACT is a window encoding:
- a CDS encoding DUF2917 domain-containing protein, which gives rise to MDDASQASPQPESCRAAPATGFDRAPPARPSLESDRFDHPLPAQSVHFAVPPMRTLTLRVKAPAAVRVHGAIVWITRARSPYDHWLRPGDTLRLERNERIWLSTEAATPARVTITTAWQPPFAKLRRWGERVAVRVAKLALRSSQEA
- a CDS encoding porin; this translates as MKRLALTSFSLAALGVAGAAHAQTSVTLYGTIDTSITYVNHASGGSNLWTLGNSSYGNLSGSRWGVKGAEDLGGGLKAIFQLENGFNPSNGALAQGGRLFGRQAYVGLTAEQYGSLTLGRQYDPLIDLVQGITADNYFGSVFATAGDVDNYDNSFRVNNAVKYTTSNWNGLQASAMYSFGGIAGSTGSEQSYSAAVAYTSGPFALAGGYFYAANSQALGALRTDGWASTSDGTFDGPVNSGYASAHSLSIARAAAQYQLGQFTFGLGYSNAQYAPDASSVFRDTQRYNTGQGFMNYQLSPALLLGLGYSYTHANGDTSANYHQVSIGADYNLSKRTDLYMTAGWQHASGETGDGAGGAMPAEASIGSYGYSGTSNQTMVNLGLRHKF